In Candidatus Methylomirabilota bacterium, a genomic segment contains:
- a CDS encoding enoyl-CoA hydratase, translating into MSDEILVERDGGIATVVFNRPKMRNAVSLAMWGEIADVTDGLAKDDAVRAIVYRGAGRDAFASGADISEFTEHRKDTQTALAYNKKTEAAYTSIRLCPKPTVAMVFGFCMGGAMALAMACDLRFAAGGSKFGIPAARLSIIYGLDPVHQLVDLVGPAYAKDILYSARTLDAAEAFRIGFIQRLVPASELEAYTYDYLRTVAENAPLSIRGTKAQAQAIFEGVNEEHRKKLFEMGIETFNSHDYAEGTRAFLEKRKPGFKGK; encoded by the coding sequence ATGAGCGACGAGATCCTCGTGGAGCGGGATGGCGGCATCGCCACCGTGGTGTTCAACCGGCCCAAGATGCGCAATGCGGTCAGCCTCGCCATGTGGGGCGAGATCGCCGACGTGACGGACGGGCTGGCCAAGGACGACGCGGTCCGCGCCATCGTCTACCGCGGCGCCGGGCGCGATGCCTTCGCCTCGGGCGCGGACATCTCCGAGTTCACGGAGCACCGCAAGGACACCCAGACCGCGCTCGCCTACAACAAGAAGACCGAGGCCGCGTACACTTCGATCAGGCTCTGCCCCAAGCCCACCGTCGCCATGGTCTTCGGTTTCTGCATGGGCGGCGCGATGGCGCTCGCCATGGCCTGCGACCTCCGCTTCGCCGCGGGCGGCTCCAAGTTCGGCATTCCGGCGGCCCGGCTCAGCATCATCTACGGCCTCGACCCGGTGCACCAGCTCGTGGACCTGGTCGGGCCCGCGTACGCCAAGGACATCCTCTACTCGGCGCGCACCCTCGACGCGGCCGAGGCCTTCCGCATCGGCTTCATCCAGCGCCTCGTGCCCGCCTCCGAGCTCGAGGCGTACACGTACGACTACCTCCGCACCGTCGCCGAGAACGCGCCGCTGTCCATCCGCGGCACCAAGGCGCAGGCGCAGGCGATCTTCGAAGGCGTCAACGAGGAACACAGGAAGAAGCTCTTCGAGATGGGCATCGAAACCTTCAACAGCCACGACTACGCCGAAGGCACGCGGGCGTTTCTCGAGAAGCGGAAGCCCGGATTCAAAGGTAAGTAG